From Apium graveolens cultivar Ventura chromosome 9, ASM990537v1, whole genome shotgun sequence, the proteins below share one genomic window:
- the LOC141684462 gene encoding putative pectinesterase/pectinesterase inhibitor 13 yields the protein MKKLVFFAVVGVAVVAAVMSLIGTDVVHKKSSSGEPDKDPLATATKPVASVCSSTDYKEACVNSLGLLGNNQSATPKELIQAAINYTLNEVKSALDKSGMLEKAVKGPRDKMAVDDCQDLLHFAIDELQGSVSTVENSELHSMPDREADLRNWLSAVVSFHQTCIDGCGENHDLNETMSNALMNATQLTSNSLAIVSSMPDIFQRFNISVNKTAASRHLLEAAEDNENNYPSWLSTADRKLLASDNAGLTPNAVVAQDGSGQYKTIGAALAAYPKNNKGKYTIYVKAGTYNEYVTVSKYQVNVFMYGDGPRKTIVTGNKSNAKGVSTMQSATFAAVGTGFVAKDMGFQNTAGPDGHQAVALRSQSDMSAFYNCRIDGYQDTLYTQTHRQFYRNCVISGTVDFIFGDGAVIIQNSLIIVRMPSEGQKNTVTAQGRTDRHEPTGIVIQNCRIVPDQKLFPQRFQIQTFLGRPWKQFSMTLIMESTLADFIQPAGWMPWQGNFALDTLFYREYANRGPGADTAKRVKWKGYKVITDRNEVLPYTAGPFLQGNEWIQGTGAPFVLGLTT from the exons atgaagaagttggttTTCTTTGCAGTTGTCGGTGTTGCGGTGGTAGCTGCAGTTATGAGCCTTATTGGCACTGATGTTGTGCACAAGAAATCATCATCAGGAGAACCAGACAAAGATCCTCTGGCTACCGCCACAAAACCGGTCGCATCAGTTTGCTCTTCCACGGATTACAAGGAGGCTTGTGTTAATAGCTTGGGACTTTTGGGTAACAATCAATCTGCAACTCCAAAGGAATTGATTCAAGCTGCTATAAACTATACCCTTAATGAAGTAAAATCGGCATTAGATAAATCAGGCATGTTAGAAAAAGCTGTGAAGGGACCGCGAGATAAAATGGCTGTTGATGATTGCCAAGACTTGTTACACTTTGCTATTGATGAGCTGCAAGGCTCAgtttcaactgttgaaaacagCGAGTTGCATAGCATGCCAGACAGAGAAGCCGATTTGAGGAACTGGTTGAGTGCAGTAGTTTCATTTCACCAAACTTGCATTGACGGATGTGGTGAAAATCATGATCTTAATGAAACAATGTCAAACGCACTCATGAATGCCACACAACTGACAAGCAATTCATTGGCTATTGTTTCATCAATGCCTGATATTTTTCAGAGGTTTAACATTTCTGTAAATAAGACTGCAGCCTCTAGACACCTACTTGAGGCAGCCGAGGATAATGAGAACAATTATCCTTCGTGGCTTTCAACTGCAGATAGAAAATTGCTAGCCAGTGATAATGCAGGGCTGACACCCAATGCGGTTGTAGCACAAGATGGAAGTGGACAATACAAAACTATTGGTGCTGCTCTTGCTGCATATCCGAAAAACAATAAAGGGAAATATACTATATATGTGAAAGCAGGAACTTATAATGAATATGTAACTGTTTCCAAGTATCAAGTGAATGTGTTTATGTATGGAGATGGGCCTCGCAAGACTATAGTCACTGGCAATAAAAGCAATGCCAAAGGAGTTTCAACCATGCAGAGTGCAACCTTTG CTGCTGTTGGAACGGGATTTGTGGCTAAAGATATGGGATTCCAGAACACGGCAGGTCCTGATGGACATCAGGCAGTGGCTTTAAGAAGTCAATCAGATATGTCTGCATTTTATAACTGCAGAATTGATGGATACCAAGACACCTTATATACACAAACACATCGCCAATTTTATCGCAACTGTGTTATCTCAGGCACCGTTGATTTCATATTTGGTGATGGAGCTGTAATTATTCAGAACAGTTTGATCATTGTCAGAATGCCAAGTGAAGGCCAGAAAAATACAGTTACTGCACAAGGGAGAACAGACCGCCATGAACCAACTGGCATAGTCATTCAAAACTGTCGCATTGTCCCTGATCAAAAACTCTTCCCACAGAGATTCCAAATCCAAACTTTCTTGGGAAGGCCCTGGAAACAATTCTCTATGACGTTAATCATGGAATCAACACTAGCTGACTTCATACAACCAGCTGGATGGATGCCATGGCAAGGGAACTTTGCACTTGATACATTGTTTTACAGAGAGTATGCAAACCGCGGTCCAGGCGCAGATACTGCAAAAAGGGTCAAGTGGAAAGGCTACAAAGTTATTACTGACAGGAATGAGGTTCTTCCATACACTGCTGGACCATTTCTTCAAGGAAACGAGTGGATCCAAGGAACTGGAGCACCTTTTGTCCTCGGCTTGACAACTTAA
- the LOC141684463 gene encoding large ribosomal subunit protein uL3m: MSAASRGLTSLLRSLSISPKPTPLYTKATSFTPTHLRLFSSESLIDETHERSGVIELKAGVMKANSRRTGLIAVKCGMSALWDKWGKRVPISVLWVDDNIVSQVKTPDKEGITALQIGCGHKKEKHLTKPEVGHFRAQGVPMKRKLKEFPVTGDALLPLGTSLGVRHFVPGQYVDVTGITRGKGFQGGMKRWGFKGMPASHGASLSHRSIGSTGQRDAPGKVFKGKKMPGRMGGKQRTVKNVWVYKIEPARNLIYVRGQVPGATGNFVFIKDAVYKKTDASLLPFPTYIAPEDEDLSALEPLIADLGDVDPFMAAD; encoded by the exons ATGTCAGCAGCATCAAGAGGCCTAACCTCTCTCCTAAgatctctctcaatctctcccAAACCAACACCTTTATACACAAAAGCAACAAGTTTTACACCGACCCATTTGAGATTATTCAGTTCCGAGTCATTAATTGATGAGACCCACGAAAGATCTGGTGTAATAGAGCTTAAAGCTGGAGTTATGAAGGCTAATTCAAGAAGAACAGGCTTGATTGCAGTGAAATGTGGGATGAGTGCTCTTTGGGATAAATGGGGTAAACGTGTTCCTATTAGTGTTCTTTGGGTTGATGATAATATTGTTTCTCAGGTTAAAACTCCTGACAAAGAAGGCATTACTGCTCTCCAG ATTGGTTGCGGGCATAAAAAGGAAAAGCATTTGACTAAACCAGAAGTGGGTCATTTTAGAGCTCAGGGGGTTCCTATGAAGAGGAAACTTAAGGAGTTCCCGGTGACGGGGGATGCTCTTCTTCCACTTGGTACATCATTAGGTGTACGCCATTTCGTACCTGGTCAGTATGTTGACGTGACTGGAATTACTAGAGGAAAGGGATTCCAG GGTGGCATGAAAAGATGGGGTTTTAAAGGAATGCCTGCATCTCATGGTGCGTCATTATCGCATAGAAGTATCGGTTCTACTGGTCAGAGGGATGCTCCTGGAAAG GTATTTAAAGGCAAGAAGATGCCTGGCCGCATGGGTGGAAAGCAAAGAACAGTAAAAAATGTTTGGGTGTACAAAATAGAACCTGCAAGGAATTTGATTTATGTGAGAGGCCAA GTTCCAGGTGCTACAGGGAACTTTGTGTTTATTAAGGATGCCGTTTACAAGAAAACAGATGCATCTTTGCTTCCATTTCCTACATATATTGCTCCTGAAGACGAGGACTTGTCGGCATTAGAACCTCTGATAGCCGATCTTGGGGATGTTGATCCGTTTATGGCAGCAGACTAG